In Aquiflexum balticum DSM 16537, a single genomic region encodes these proteins:
- a CDS encoding FAD-dependent oxidoreductase has protein sequence MKRENFVVGKRKLKTDTIVSDLVIVGGGLAGTCCAITAARHGVKVTLVQDRPVLGGNGSSEVRLWILGATSHMGNNNRWAREGGVVDEILVENLYRNPEGNPLILDTILIEKVSLEPNIRLLLNTAAYDLNKKEDDQIESVLAFCSQNSTEYLLRAPLFVDASGDGILGFLSGAAFRIGAESKEEFDEGFAPDLTYGELLGHSLYFYSKDTGKPVRFIPPSYANTEITKLPRFRSFNLKEHGCRLWWVEYGGRKDTIHDSEEIKWELWRVIYGIWNHIKNSGEYPDSENLTLEWVGTIPGKRESRRFEGDYMLTQKDVVEQRPHFDAVSFGGWALDLHPAEGVFGDKAGCTQWHSKGVYQIPFRTMYSKNIKNLFLAGRLISATHVAFGSSRVMATCAHNSQAVAIAAMLCAEQNMLPADLLENGLIRELQKRLIKSGQYIPHFRLEDELDLIKSAQIASSSEFEFRGLPFDGPWYSLDFSMAQMIPIQSGIVPGIKIQVKSAVKSRLSIELRISEKTQNYTPEVILEHLEIEIEPGENFYSFSFEHSIPFAQYAFVTFVANPDIMLKCSNLRVTGLLSVFNKFNKSVATSSRQEPPAGIGIDSFEFWVPERRPKGNNLAFEMDQSLRPFSKENIRNGIFRPTTQPNAWVASLEDPNPTITLEWTQKQELSEVQLYFDTDFDHPMESTLMGHPESEIPFCAKSFKIKDDSGKVILHQLENHQSIQKIRFYIPVNTDKLTFEFEKRLGSVPLSVFGISCYSLTNDLNFQR, from the coding sequence ATGAAAAGAGAAAACTTTGTAGTCGGAAAAAGAAAGTTAAAAACAGATACCATTGTTTCAGATTTGGTAATTGTAGGAGGTGGATTGGCAGGAACATGCTGTGCGATCACTGCTGCAAGGCATGGCGTAAAAGTAACTTTGGTTCAAGATAGACCTGTCCTTGGAGGAAATGGTTCTTCTGAAGTCAGACTCTGGATACTTGGAGCTACTTCCCATATGGGAAACAACAATCGATGGGCAAGAGAAGGTGGGGTAGTCGATGAAATTCTAGTAGAAAACCTTTACAGGAATCCTGAAGGAAATCCTTTGATTTTAGATACAATTTTGATTGAAAAGGTAAGCTTGGAACCCAATATCCGTTTATTGCTCAATACAGCCGCCTACGATCTAAACAAAAAAGAAGATGATCAGATTGAATCTGTCCTGGCCTTTTGCAGCCAAAATTCAACAGAATACCTACTCAGAGCACCTCTTTTTGTAGATGCATCAGGAGATGGTATTTTGGGATTCCTCTCCGGCGCAGCTTTTCGGATCGGCGCCGAATCCAAGGAAGAATTTGATGAGGGATTTGCCCCCGATCTGACTTATGGGGAATTATTGGGTCACTCCTTATATTTCTACAGCAAGGATACCGGCAAACCGGTACGGTTTATACCACCCTCCTATGCCAATACAGAAATCACCAAATTGCCAAGATTCAGAAGCTTCAATCTCAAAGAACATGGATGTAGGCTATGGTGGGTAGAATATGGTGGCCGTAAAGATACTATTCATGACAGTGAAGAAATCAAATGGGAATTGTGGCGGGTCATTTATGGTATTTGGAACCATATCAAAAATTCCGGAGAATATCCGGATTCCGAAAATCTTACCTTGGAATGGGTAGGTACAATTCCCGGTAAGCGGGAAAGCCGTCGGTTTGAAGGGGATTATATGCTGACTCAAAAAGATGTAGTAGAGCAAAGACCACATTTTGATGCTGTTTCATTTGGGGGTTGGGCCTTGGACCTTCATCCTGCCGAGGGAGTTTTTGGCGATAAAGCCGGCTGCACGCAATGGCATAGCAAAGGAGTTTATCAAATTCCTTTCCGAACCATGTATTCCAAAAACATCAAAAATCTATTTCTAGCAGGTAGGTTGATCAGTGCAACTCATGTGGCTTTTGGTTCATCACGGGTTATGGCTACCTGTGCACACAATAGTCAGGCGGTCGCTATAGCTGCTATGCTTTGTGCAGAGCAGAATATGCTTCCGGCTGATTTATTGGAAAATGGTTTGATAAGGGAATTACAGAAAAGACTGATAAAATCAGGGCAGTATATTCCACATTTCCGTTTGGAGGATGAGTTAGACTTGATTAAAAGTGCTCAAATAGCAAGCTCCTCTGAATTTGAATTCAGAGGACTTCCTTTCGATGGACCTTGGTATTCCTTGGATTTTTCTATGGCTCAGATGATCCCAATCCAATCTGGAATAGTGCCTGGAATAAAAATCCAGGTAAAATCCGCCGTGAAATCAAGGCTATCTATAGAATTGAGAATTAGCGAGAAAACACAAAATTACACTCCGGAAGTCATCCTCGAACATTTGGAAATTGAAATTGAGCCAGGAGAAAATTTCTATTCGTTTTCTTTCGAGCATTCAATTCCATTTGCTCAGTATGCTTTTGTCACTTTTGTGGCCAATCCAGATATAATGCTGAAGTGCTCCAATCTGCGTGTGACGGGCTTACTTTCTGTTTTCAATAAGTTTAATAAGTCAGTGGCGACAAGCAGTAGGCAAGAACCACCGGCCGGAATAGGAATCGATTCTTTTGAATTTTGGGTACCGGAGCGAAGACCAAAAGGAAATAATCTGGCCTTTGAAATGGATCAAAGTCTCCGTCCTTTTTCAAAAGAAAATATAAGGAACGGAATTTTCAGACCTACGACTCAGCCAAATGCCTGGGTGGCTTCTTTGGAAGACCCTAATCCAACTATAACTTTAGAATGGACCCAAAAGCAAGAGCTTTCTGAGGTTCAACTTTATTTTGACACAGATTTTGACCACCCTATGGAATCCACTTTGATGGGGCACCCGGAAAGTGAAATTCCATTTTGTGCAAAGTCATTTAAGATTAAAGATGATTCAGGAAAAGTGATTTTACACCAATTGGAAAATCACCAATCCATCCAAAAAATCCGATTTTACATCCCTGTTAACACAGATAAACTGACTTTCGAATTTGAAAAAAGATTGGGATCCGTTCCCTTGAGTGTTTTTGGGATTAGCTGTTACAGTTTGACTAATGACCTAAATTTTCAGAGATAG
- a CDS encoding sodium:solute symporter family protein: MQQLDYITIVSFSLIILIAGLSFGKKGSDMKSFFAAGGSVPWSMNGLSLFMSFFSAGTFVVWGSIAYKHGLVAITIQMAMCIAGFVIGYFIAPRWWNSKALTVAEFLTNRFGKKIQQYYTYIFLFLSLGYTGAFLYPVAKILNVTTGFDINYAILLLGGMIMIYTAVGGLWAVVVTDVLQFVILTAAVLLVIPLSIKEVNGLNNFIAQAPEQFFNVFSGEYTYLFIIAFTFYNIVFVGGNWAYVQRYTSVKDSKSSSKVGYLFGILYLISPFIWMLPPMIYRVLNPDLQGLEAEGAYLMICKQVLPVGVLGLMLGGMIFATASSVNTSLNLAAAVLTNDVFKPLRPASSDKTLMKVARWATILFGIGTIMVAFMVPMAGGIVEVVLSIAAITGGALYGPAIWALFSKKQTGKSILGVTAISLVINVFFKFITPIALDFALNRTEELILGVGIPFTLLLLYEIFAQKKHFPFPTLKSSVIDKSEEIVENGQNEYGIKVLGFSFIAIGLLFCVLSIWGGNSTIYLIIIGALIIGLGVFLYMHVINKSKKTYLIQQRQIKI, translated from the coding sequence ATGCAACAATTAGATTATATTACCATTGTATCCTTTTCTCTGATTATCCTGATAGCGGGGCTTTCTTTTGGCAAAAAAGGTTCTGACATGAAGTCCTTTTTTGCTGCAGGGGGATCTGTCCCCTGGTCAATGAACGGATTGTCACTATTTATGAGTTTTTTTTCGGCTGGTACTTTTGTGGTTTGGGGTTCCATAGCATACAAGCATGGTCTTGTTGCGATTACCATCCAAATGGCCATGTGCATTGCGGGTTTTGTAATTGGGTATTTTATTGCTCCTAGGTGGTGGAATTCCAAAGCCCTAACAGTCGCTGAGTTTTTGACAAACAGGTTTGGAAAGAAAATTCAACAATATTACACTTACATTTTTCTCTTTCTTTCCCTTGGGTATACAGGTGCATTTCTCTATCCGGTAGCCAAAATCCTGAATGTAACAACAGGCTTTGATATTAACTATGCCATTCTTTTGCTGGGCGGAATGATCATGATTTACACCGCTGTTGGAGGATTATGGGCAGTGGTAGTAACAGATGTTTTACAATTTGTAATACTCACTGCAGCCGTTTTATTGGTAATTCCTCTTTCTATCAAAGAGGTAAACGGCCTGAATAATTTCATTGCCCAGGCTCCTGAACAGTTTTTCAATGTTTTCAGCGGGGAATACACCTACTTATTTATAATTGCTTTTACTTTTTACAACATCGTATTTGTAGGCGGGAATTGGGCATATGTACAACGCTACACTTCAGTTAAAGACAGTAAATCCTCAAGCAAAGTGGGCTACTTATTTGGAATTTTGTATCTTATAAGTCCATTTATTTGGATGCTCCCCCCCATGATCTATAGGGTGTTAAATCCTGATTTACAAGGACTGGAAGCAGAAGGTGCATACCTGATGATCTGCAAGCAGGTACTTCCTGTTGGGGTTTTGGGATTGATGTTAGGTGGGATGATCTTCGCTACGGCAAGTTCTGTGAATACCTCACTCAATTTGGCAGCAGCAGTTTTGACCAATGACGTTTTCAAGCCATTAAGACCGGCTTCTTCAGACAAAACCTTGATGAAAGTAGCAAGATGGGCTACAATTCTATTTGGAATTGGGACGATAATGGTGGCGTTTATGGTACCAATGGCCGGCGGTATAGTAGAAGTTGTATTGAGTATCGCTGCCATTACGGGAGGTGCCCTTTACGGACCGGCGATTTGGGCTTTATTTTCCAAGAAGCAAACTGGCAAATCAATCTTGGGAGTTACCGCAATCAGCTTGGTTATCAATGTTTTCTTCAAATTTATAACTCCAATAGCCTTGGATTTTGCTTTAAACAGAACCGAAGAACTCATTCTTGGAGTAGGCATACCTTTTACGCTCCTGTTACTTTATGAAATATTTGCTCAAAAGAAACACTTCCCATTTCCTACATTGAAATCATCTGTAATTGATAAATCGGAAGAAATCGTTGAGAATGGACAAAATGAATACGGTATCAAGGTCTTGGGGTTTTCTTTCATAGCAATAGGCCTTTTATTTTGTGTACTTTCCATTTGGGGTGGAAATTCCACCATTTATCTGATCATCATAGGAGCTCTTATTATTGGATTAGGAGTTTTTTTATACATGCATGTAATTAATAAATCCAAAAAAACTTATCTTATTCAACAGCGACAGATTAAAATATGA
- a CDS encoding sugar-binding domain-containing protein yields MKISAFTFLVCLLLGIYIPVFAQEEANLSLIGPWFFKTDPYNIGESEKWFDKSNNNAGWDQMQVPSNWDLRNEYAHYTGIAWYQKTFEVPNDWKNKNIKIHFEAVSHDASVWINGNLVGHNNSGFLPFDFDITSFLLPGQANNVTVLVDNTKKIGAIWNWGGIRRPVHLTASNGIRLTGNYVTPIYDYKKNSADVHFRLKFKNHTPQNKEVKGEIHIKKDGTLIKKIPFVHQTQAETENEILLSTKLEGKQVEPWHFDSPHLYNSDIYFTDTDIPVESQRFGLRKVELDESKKQLLLNGEPIRAMGFNLVPDDRTTGNTLPLWRIKEDIDLMKEAGGNLARLSHLPLPKKALDYMDERGIMTFSEIPLWGFDPLADPNSEISKDWLIRLIDSQYNHPCIIGWNVGNEIGDYPDTYDYVRQAIDLAKSLDSTRMATAVSHTAQRPNDFLIHSDLGLINKYGSNLLPVTEIQHKNFPNKILFYSEYGIGQFGEDLNSDFDAKSFIDPLRNLDYLIGASIWTFNDYRSSYFGTKEHSENRSWGVVDVFRRKKRAYFSIRKEHAPVKELIVFKNSGNNAKITLTPRSPLDLPSFILRDYKLIWEIENRDGEVLEAGWENLPQIDPGTKNLERGINWKSEDGFKLNVILLSPQNDNVMDTSLYFENPKVIPPLGLFGGRMLQNDIRSKSAMIRVFLDENPSAEFHISRIKIGNEVKEFGPVYENFLDIPGLEFSTPYELEVFAVNSAGKTLILKQSLEIDPKKIIPPAVRHIETAKNGFFVGYATEVDDFQFRVRYSENQDLEKNSKTITTTNPGLIYIPVANADQSYYFQIQRVKDNNYISDWSIIYNAPLDEISNPKPPTINGVTRQNRDALVHFVPVKKAIGYEMEYRDINKKDAGWSKVSISKALTQYLFIEGLNPKSEFEFRLSVVTLEGKSDYSPIIQK; encoded by the coding sequence ATGAAAATATCAGCCTTTACCTTTTTGGTGTGCTTGCTTTTGGGCATATACATTCCTGTATTTGCTCAAGAAGAAGCTAATCTTTCATTAATTGGTCCTTGGTTTTTCAAAACAGATCCATATAACATTGGTGAATCAGAGAAGTGGTTTGATAAGAGTAATAATAATGCAGGATGGGATCAGATGCAAGTCCCCAGCAATTGGGACCTTCGAAATGAATATGCCCACTATACTGGCATAGCTTGGTATCAAAAAACTTTTGAAGTTCCCAATGATTGGAAAAATAAAAACATCAAAATACATTTTGAAGCGGTTTCACACGATGCATCTGTGTGGATTAATGGAAACTTGGTTGGCCACAATAACAGCGGTTTTTTGCCATTCGATTTTGACATTACTTCTTTTCTCCTACCCGGTCAGGCCAATAATGTTACCGTGTTGGTGGACAATACCAAAAAAATCGGTGCCATTTGGAATTGGGGAGGAATAAGAAGGCCTGTTCACCTGACTGCTTCTAACGGTATAAGGTTGACCGGTAATTATGTAACCCCGATCTATGATTACAAGAAAAATTCAGCCGATGTACATTTTAGGTTGAAATTCAAAAATCATACCCCTCAAAACAAGGAAGTCAAAGGCGAGATCCACATCAAAAAAGATGGTACTTTAATCAAAAAGATTCCTTTTGTCCACCAAACACAGGCAGAGACTGAAAATGAAATCTTACTGTCAACGAAGTTAGAAGGCAAACAGGTGGAACCCTGGCATTTTGATTCACCCCATCTTTACAATTCTGACATTTATTTCACGGATACCGATATACCTGTTGAAAGTCAAAGATTTGGTTTGCGGAAAGTAGAATTAGATGAATCCAAAAAACAACTTTTGCTCAATGGAGAACCTATAAGGGCAATGGGATTCAATCTGGTGCCTGATGACCGAACCACAGGAAATACCCTGCCGCTTTGGAGAATCAAGGAAGATATTGATCTGATGAAAGAAGCAGGAGGAAACTTAGCTAGGCTTTCCCATCTTCCCTTGCCAAAAAAAGCATTGGATTACATGGACGAAAGAGGAATTATGACTTTTTCAGAAATCCCCCTTTGGGGTTTTGATCCATTGGCTGACCCAAATAGTGAAATCTCAAAAGACTGGCTTATCAGGTTAATTGATTCACAATATAACCACCCTTGCATCATCGGTTGGAATGTAGGAAATGAAATCGGAGATTACCCCGATACCTATGACTATGTGAGGCAGGCAATTGACCTGGCCAAATCTTTGGATTCAACCAGGATGGCTACTGCAGTGTCTCACACAGCTCAGAGACCAAATGACTTTTTGATTCATTCAGACTTGGGTTTGATCAATAAATATGGGTCAAACCTCCTTCCTGTAACAGAAATCCAACACAAAAACTTCCCAAACAAAATCCTCTTCTATTCAGAATATGGTATTGGACAATTTGGGGAAGACCTAAATTCTGATTTTGATGCCAAATCGTTTATTGACCCTTTGAGAAATTTAGATTATTTGATAGGCGCCTCTATTTGGACCTTCAACGATTATAGAAGCAGCTATTTCGGAACGAAAGAACACTCTGAAAATAGGTCTTGGGGAGTAGTGGATGTTTTTAGAAGAAAGAAAAGAGCCTATTTCAGCATCAGAAAAGAACATGCACCTGTTAAAGAATTGATTGTATTCAAGAATTCCGGGAACAATGCAAAAATCACCCTAACTCCAAGAAGTCCTTTGGATTTACCATCCTTTATCCTTAGAGATTACAAATTAATATGGGAAATTGAAAACCGTGATGGTGAGGTTTTGGAAGCGGGATGGGAAAACCTTCCCCAAATTGATCCAGGAACAAAAAATCTGGAAAGAGGTATAAACTGGAAATCTGAAGATGGATTCAAGCTGAATGTTATTCTCTTATCCCCTCAAAATGACAATGTCATGGACACTTCCCTATATTTTGAAAACCCAAAAGTAATACCTCCTTTGGGATTATTTGGAGGCAGAATGCTTCAAAATGACATCCGGTCCAAGTCTGCTATGATTAGGGTTTTCCTTGATGAGAATCCTAGTGCTGAGTTTCATATTTCCAGGATCAAAATTGGAAACGAAGTGAAGGAATTTGGTCCTGTTTATGAAAATTTCCTTGATATCCCGGGCTTGGAATTTTCCACTCCTTATGAATTGGAAGTTTTTGCAGTTAACTCAGCTGGAAAAACCCTGATCTTGAAACAATCTCTTGAAATCGATCCCAAAAAGATCATTCCTCCTGCCGTAAGACATATCGAAACTGCCAAAAATGGATTCTTTGTGGGATATGCAACTGAAGTAGACGACTTCCAATTCCGTGTCAGATATTCTGAAAATCAGGACTTAGAGAAAAATAGCAAAACAATAACCACTACCAATCCTGGCTTGATTTACATCCCTGTCGCTAATGCTGATCAATCTTATTATTTCCAGATCCAAAGGGTAAAAGACAATAACTATATCAGCGATTGGTCCATAATTTATAATGCCCCACTTGATGAAATTTCAAATCCCAAACCTCCAACTATAAACGGAGTAACGCGACAAAATAGGGATGCTTTGGTTCATTTTGTCCCAGTTAAAAAAGCAATTGGATATGAAATGGAGTACAGAGACATCAATAAAAAAGATGCAGGTTGGTCTAAAGTAAGTATATCCAAAGCTCTTACACAATATCTATTTATCGAAGGCCTAAACCCAAAATCAGAATTTGAATTCAGGTTATCTGTCGTAACCCTTGAGGGAAAATCAGACTATTCACCTATCATTCAAAAATAA
- a CDS encoding RagB/SusD family nutrient uptake outer membrane protein produces MKKIIYSISLLFFLTACNSDLLDLQSLTEPTDATFFSNQEELDLALNGVYNSLIWRTDYALPAHIGMDNGATDIGLVRGNFTGFDELGAGSHSANSGGFLNNYSHLYRGVARANNLISNLDRASASVAAEQLMRIKAEAMVLRAFFYSNLVFLFGDVPYTEEVVTNPSDGLLPRVNKEEVINNILSDLQEAAQILPKTALEKNRIFQDVALILHSRVALFAGRYREAAESSRAVIDGGNLFLHPNYEELFTPGGEGSREAILTMPFKDGFGTLPQFSVAQGSRNYGSFSVVVPTQSMIDSYEAIDGLPIDQSTVYNPTRPFDNRDPRLKASIVTPQSIWGGIIFESHLDSLEVRNADGTLRGRNNDSRRVIWPAAFCGYLWKKYTNVESQLLNRGWSETDFILVRYTEALLNYAEAKIELDEIDPSVHDALNRVRARAYGVSVDDVANYPAVTSLDKSFLRTLIKRERKVEFANEGFRLYDIRRWQIAHKVMPVKLYGRILDEKNARFIPSIDADGFVSYAGIESQYDLNTDQRFPNAVRVFTNPRDYLLPIPQAEIDTYKANGVVLPQNPGGY; encoded by the coding sequence ATGAAAAAAATAATTTATTCCATATCGTTGCTGTTTTTCCTTACAGCATGCAATTCCGATTTACTTGATCTTCAGTCATTGACAGAGCCCACTGATGCTACTTTTTTCAGCAATCAGGAGGAACTTGATCTAGCACTCAACGGAGTGTACAATTCACTCATTTGGCGAACAGATTATGCCTTACCGGCGCACATTGGAATGGACAATGGCGCTACTGATATAGGATTGGTAAGGGGTAATTTTACCGGTTTCGATGAATTGGGGGCCGGTTCCCACAGTGCCAATAGTGGTGGTTTTCTTAATAATTATTCGCATTTATATCGGGGAGTTGCCCGTGCCAATAACCTGATCTCTAATCTCGATAGAGCTTCTGCCAGCGTGGCAGCTGAACAATTGATGCGCATAAAAGCCGAAGCAATGGTATTAAGAGCGTTCTTTTATTCCAATCTGGTGTTTTTATTCGGAGATGTACCCTATACGGAAGAAGTAGTTACCAATCCTTCAGACGGGCTACTGCCTAGGGTCAACAAAGAAGAGGTTATTAACAATATACTTTCTGATTTACAAGAAGCAGCTCAAATATTACCCAAAACTGCATTGGAGAAAAACCGGATATTTCAGGATGTTGCCCTGATTCTGCACTCTAGAGTTGCCCTCTTTGCTGGCAGATATCGAGAAGCTGCGGAATCTTCCAGGGCTGTGATTGATGGTGGTAATCTGTTTTTGCATCCAAATTATGAAGAGCTCTTCACCCCTGGTGGTGAGGGTAGTCGGGAAGCAATTCTGACTATGCCTTTTAAAGATGGATTCGGAACATTACCTCAATTTTCAGTAGCTCAAGGATCACGTAATTATGGTTCATTTAGTGTGGTAGTGCCTACTCAATCCATGATAGATAGTTATGAAGCTATTGACGGTCTTCCTATTGATCAATCTACTGTATATAATCCAACAAGACCATTTGACAATAGGGACCCAAGACTAAAAGCATCCATTGTCACTCCTCAAAGCATATGGGGCGGCATCATATTCGAAAGTCATCTTGACAGTCTGGAAGTCCGTAATGCAGATGGTACTTTAAGAGGCCGTAACAATGATTCAAGAAGGGTTATCTGGCCTGCTGCTTTCTGCGGATATCTTTGGAAAAAATATACCAATGTAGAATCGCAGTTATTGAATAGAGGTTGGAGCGAAACTGACTTCATATTGGTCAGGTATACAGAAGCTTTACTAAACTATGCTGAGGCAAAAATAGAATTGGATGAAATCGACCCGTCAGTTCATGATGCATTAAACAGGGTTAGGGCCAGAGCTTATGGGGTTTCTGTAGATGATGTTGCAAATTATCCAGCGGTTACTTCGCTGGACAAGTCCTTTTTGAGAACACTTATCAAAAGGGAAAGAAAAGTAGAATTTGCAAATGAGGGTTTTAGATTATACGATATCAGACGCTGGCAAATTGCCCACAAAGTGATGCCGGTGAAGTTATACGGACGAATTTTGGATGAAAAAAATGCTAGGTTTATTCCGAGTATCGATGCAGATGGTTTTGTTTCTTATGCTGGTATCGAATCCCAATATGATCTCAATACCGATCAAAGATTCCCCAATGCAGTCAGGGTGTTTACTAATCCTCGTGATTATTTATTGCCCATTCCACAAGCTGAAATAGATACCTATAAAGCAAATGGGGTTGTATTGCCCCAGAACCCAGGAGGCTATTAA